The DNA sequence GTCCACCAGATCCCCGACTGGCTGCTGAACATCGGTGCGCTGTTCCCGCTCAAGTGGATGTGCCAGGGACTGCGCGGGGTGTTCCTTCCCGAATCCGCCGCCGTTTTCGAGCAGACCGGTGCCTGGGAGTATGGGCGGGTCGCCCTGATCCTGGGCGCCTGGGTGCTCGGAGGGCTGGTGCTGTGCCTGCTGACCTTCAAGTGGAAGAACCGGCGCGACGGCTGAGCGCCTTCACCGAGGCGGCCGGAGCGCGCGAGTCCCACGTCTGGGACCGCGCGTTCGGCCCGTGGGACCTCTACTTCGGGGTCGTGTGGGTCGCGACCGCGGCCTTCGTCCTGGCCTCGGACTCCCCCGGGCCGGCGTACCGGATCACCACCGTCGTCCTGCTCGCCCTCCTGGTCCCCTGCTACCTCGGCGCCGGACGCCCGCTGCTCCTGCTGGAGCCCGGCGCCGCGCCCCGGCGCTCCGCCCGCTACCTGGGCGTGGCGCTGGCCCTCTTCCTGCCGGCCGCCGCCCTGGCCGGCGAGACCCGGCTGATCACCTTCGCCCTGGCCCCGCAGTGCTTCATGCTGCTGCCCCTGCGGCGCGCGGTCGGCGCGGTGGGCCTGCTGTGCCTGCTGCCGGTGGCGGGCTGGGCGCTGGTCTGGCGGCCGGAGGGGCACTTCGTCTTCGCGAGCGCGCTCGGCGCGCTCGTCAGCTTCCTCTTCTCCGCCTTCTTCGGTGCCTGGATCATCCGGATCATCGAGCAGAGCCGGCACCGGGCCTCCCTCATCGCGGAACTCGACGCCAGCCGGGAGGAGGTGGCCCGGCTCTCCGCCGAACGCGGCGCCCAAGCGACAAGGGAACACATGTCCCGCGAGATCCACGACACCCTCGCCCAGGGCTTCACCAGTCTGCTGATGCTCGTACAGGCCGTGCAGTCCGAGCTGGACACCGACCCGGAGCGGGCCAGGCGCCATCTGGAGCTGATGGCCGTCACCGCCCGGCAGAGCCTGGCCGAGGCCCGCGCGCTGGTCGCGGGCGGCGCGCCCGCCGATCTCGACGGCGGTTCGCTGCCCGACGCGGTACGGCGGCTCGCGGCCCGGCACGATCCGCCGGCGGCCGTCTCGGTGACCGGGGAGGCCCGGCCCCTGGCCGCGGTACTGGAAGTCGTGGCCCTGCGGTCCTGCCAGGAATCCCTGTCGAACGCGGCCAAGCACGCCGGACCGCAGGCACCTTGCACGGTGTCCCTCGCCTACGGCGGCTCGGAGCTGACCCTCACGGTCCGGGACACCGGGCGGGGCTTCGACCCGGCGGCCCCCGCACCGGGCTACGGATTGCGGGGGCTGTTCGCCCGCGCGGCGGAGGTGGGCGGCGCCGCGACGGTCGACAGCGCGGCCTCGGCCGGTACCACCGTCACCGTCACCCTCCCGATCCGCTGAGGAGCCGTACGACATGATCCGCATCCTGCTGGCCGACGACCACCCGGTGGTACGGGAGGGTCTGCGCGGCATGCTCGCCGCCGAACCGGACCTGGAGGTCGTGGCGGAGGCCTCGAGCGGCCCGCAGGCGGAGGCGCCGGCCGCGCGGTTGGCCCCCGAAGGCGGCCTGGACCTGATCCTGATGGACCTGCGGATGCCGGGCGGCGACGGAGTCGAATCGATCGCCCGCATCACGGCGGCCCGGCTGCCGGTACGGGTCGTGGTGCTGACCACGTACGAGGAGGACCGGGACATCCTGCGCGCGGTGGAGGCGGGGGCGGCGGGCTACCTGCTGAAGGACATGGCGCGGGCGGAACTGGCGGCCGCGGTCCGCGCGGCGGTGCGCGGCGAGACGGTCCTCGCCCCGACGGTGGCGGGCCGCCTGGTGGACCGGCTCCGGACCCGCCCGTCGCTGCCGCGGCTCTCCGACCGGGAGGTGGCGGTGCTCCGCCTGGTCGCGGAGGGCGCGACGAATGCCGAGATCGGGCGGCGGCTGTTCGTGGCGGAGTCCACGGTCAAGACGCACATGCTGCGCATCTTCGGAAAGCTGGAGGTCACGGACCGCACCGCCGCCGTCACCACGGCCATGCGGCACGGCTTGCTGTAACGGCGTCCGCTGCGCGGGGCCTTCCCCCACCCCGCCCTTTCTCCGTTTCCTGGGGCCCCGCCCCAGACCCCGCGCCTCAAACGCCGGCGAGGCTGGATTTGCCGGCTCCGCCGGGCAAATTCAGCCCGCGCGGCGTTTGAGCGCACCGGGCGCGCAGCGCCCGGTATCGGGGTCCGGGGCCTAGCCCCGGGAAACGGCGAAAGGGCGGGGCGGGGAGAGTGCCGCGCAGCGGATCCCCCGGCCCCGCCCCACCAGGCGGCGAGCCTCAGGCCAGCTTCGCCCGAACCGTCTCCACGAGATCGGCGACGGCCACCGGGGTCTGCTCCCCGGACTGCATGTCCTTCAGCTGGACCACGCCCTCTTCGAGGTCACGGTCCCCCGCGACCACCGCGAACCGCGCCCCGCTCCGGTTCGCGTCCTTCATCGCACCCTTGAGGCCCTTGCCCCCGTAGGAGATGTCCGCGGCCACACCGGCCCGCCGCAGCTCGGTCACCAGACCGAACAGCACCGGCTTCGCCGCGCCGAGCGCCACCGCGAAGACGGAGGTCGCGGACGGGATGTCCAGTTCGACGCCCTCCGCTTCGAGCGCCAGCACCGTACGGTCCACGCCCAGCGCCCAGCCCACGGAAGGCAGCGCCGGTCCGCCGATCATCTCGGAGAGGCCGTCGTAGCGGCCGCCGCCGCCCACCGCGGACTGGGAGCCCAGACCGTCGTGGACGAACTCGAAGGTGGTGCGGGTGTAGTAGTCCAGGCCGCGCACGAGCTTCTCGTCGTCCTCGAAGGCGACCCCGGCCGCCGTCACCAGCGCCCGCACCTCCTCGTGGTACGCCTTGCAGGCGTCGCAGAGGTAGTCGCGCAGCATCGGGGCGCCGACGAGTTGCTTCTGCACGTCGGCCCGCTTGTCGTCGAGCACGCGCAGCGGGTTGATCTCGGCCCGGCGCACGGTCTCCGCGTCCAGGTCGAGCCCGCGCAGGAAGGCCTGGAGGGCCTCCCGGTACACCGGGCGGCACTCCTTGTCGCCGAGCGAGTTCAGCAGGATGCGGAAGTCGCGCAGCCCCAGCGAGCGGTACGCCTGGTCGGCCAGGATGATCAGCTCGGCGTCCAGCGCCGGGTCCTCGGCTCCGATCGCCTCGGCGCCGACCTGGGAGAAGTGGCGGTAGCGGCCCGCTTGCGCCCGCTCGTAGCGGTAGTAGGAGCCGGAGTACCAGAGCTTGACGGGCAGGCCGCCGAGCTTGTGCAGGTTGCCCTGCAGGGCGGCGCGGAGCACGGAGGCGGTGCCCTCGGGGCGCAGCGCGAGCTGGTCGCCGCCCTTCGTGGTGAGGGTGTACATCTCCTTGCTGACGATGTCGGTGGACTCGCCGACTCCGCGCGAGAACAGTTCGACGTTCTCGAAGCCGGGGGTCTCGACGTACCCGTAGCCGGAGTTCTTCAGGGGCGCGGAGATCGCCTCGCGCACCGCCAGGAAGGTGGCCGAGCGGGGCGGCAGCAGGTCGTACGTGCCCTTGGGGGCCTGAAAAGTACTCACGAAACTCTCGTCACATTCCTCGTCGTGGAGACGTGAAGCCGTCTCCCAGGCCGGCGGCCACCTGCCGCAGGTACGGGTTGGTGGCTCGCTCACGGCCAATGGTCGTGTGCTCGTTGTGTCCGGGCAGCACCACGGTCGAATCGTCGAGCGGCAGGCACACGCGGGCCAGCGACTCGAGCATGTCGGCGTGGCTGCCGCCGGGGAAGTCCGTACGCCCGATGGAGCCGGCGAAGAGCAGGTCGCCCGAGAACAGCAGCGGCGGGATGTCCGCGGCCGCGGGCATCCCGAAGGTCACCGACCCCCTGGTATGGCCGGGGGCGTGCGACACGGTGAGCTCCATGCCGGCCAGGGCGAGCCGCGCACCGTCGGTGAGCTCCTTGACGTCGGAGGGCTCCCCCACCGTGAGCTCGCCCATGAGCTGGGCGCCGAGGGAACGGCCGAGGGCCTTCTCCGGGTCGCTCATCATGAAGCGGTCCTCGGGGTGGATCCAGG is a window from the Streptomyces sp. NBC_01244 genome containing:
- the hisS gene encoding histidine--tRNA ligase, which encodes MSTFQAPKGTYDLLPPRSATFLAVREAISAPLKNSGYGYVETPGFENVELFSRGVGESTDIVSKEMYTLTTKGGDQLALRPEGTASVLRAALQGNLHKLGGLPVKLWYSGSYYRYERAQAGRYRHFSQVGAEAIGAEDPALDAELIILADQAYRSLGLRDFRILLNSLGDKECRPVYREALQAFLRGLDLDAETVRRAEINPLRVLDDKRADVQKQLVGAPMLRDYLCDACKAYHEEVRALVTAAGVAFEDDEKLVRGLDYYTRTTFEFVHDGLGSQSAVGGGGRYDGLSEMIGGPALPSVGWALGVDRTVLALEAEGVELDIPSATSVFAVALGAAKPVLFGLVTELRRAGVAADISYGGKGLKGAMKDANRSGARFAVVAGDRDLEEGVVQLKDMQSGEQTPVAVADLVETVRAKLA
- a CDS encoding MBL fold metallo-hydrolase, which gives rise to MLIAGFPAGAWGTNCYVVAPAAGEECVIIDPGHQATQGVEETLKKHRLKPVAVVLTHGHIDHVASVVPVCGAHDVPAWIHPEDRFMMSDPEKALGRSLGAQLMGELTVGEPSDVKELTDGARLALAGMELTVSHAPGHTRGSVTFGMPAAADIPPLLFSGDLLFAGSIGRTDFPGGSHADMLESLARVCLPLDDSTVVLPGHNEHTTIGRERATNPYLRQVAAGLGDGFTSPRRGM
- a CDS encoding sensor histidine kinase: MPADLQVEEPARRLSAFTEAAGARESHVWDRAFGPWDLYFGVVWVATAAFVLASDSPGPAYRITTVVLLALLVPCYLGAGRPLLLLEPGAAPRRSARYLGVALALFLPAAALAGETRLITFALAPQCFMLLPLRRAVGAVGLLCLLPVAGWALVWRPEGHFVFASALGALVSFLFSAFFGAWIIRIIEQSRHRASLIAELDASREEVARLSAERGAQATREHMSREIHDTLAQGFTSLLMLVQAVQSELDTDPERARRHLELMAVTARQSLAEARALVAGGAPADLDGGSLPDAVRRLAARHDPPAAVSVTGEARPLAAVLEVVALRSCQESLSNAAKHAGPQAPCTVSLAYGGSELTLTVRDTGRGFDPAAPAPGYGLRGLFARAAEVGGAATVDSAASAGTTVTVTLPIR
- a CDS encoding response regulator transcription factor, which encodes MIRILLADDHPVVREGLRGMLAAEPDLEVVAEASSGPQAEAPAARLAPEGGLDLILMDLRMPGGDGVESIARITAARLPVRVVVLTTYEEDRDILRAVEAGAAGYLLKDMARAELAAAVRAAVRGETVLAPTVAGRLVDRLRTRPSLPRLSDREVAVLRLVAEGATNAEIGRRLFVAESTVKTHMLRIFGKLEVTDRTAAVTTAMRHGLL